A genomic region of Polyangia bacterium contains the following coding sequences:
- a CDS encoding DUF6165 family protein, with amino-acid sequence MNVTIEIGPGELIDKITILEIKAAHIGARDKLVNIRHELGVLRAARDAAIAPSEALQGLTAQLKSINGILWRIEDEVRDCERGGDFGARFVALARAVYRTNDQRAAVKRQINELLDAAIVEEKSYAQY; translated from the coding sequence ATGAACGTCACCATCGAGATTGGTCCGGGCGAGCTGATCGACAAGATCACCATCCTGGAGATCAAGGCCGCTCACATCGGCGCGCGGGACAAGCTGGTGAACATTCGCCACGAGCTCGGCGTGCTGCGGGCGGCGCGAGACGCCGCCATCGCTCCGTCGGAGGCGCTGCAGGGTTTGACGGCGCAGTTGAAGTCGATCAACGGGATCTTGTGGCGCATCGAGGACGAGGTCCGCGACTGCGAACGGGGCGGCGACTTCGGGGCGCGGTTCGTCGCGCTGGCGCGGGCGGTCTATCGGACGAATGATCAGCGGGCGGCGGTGAAGCGGCAGATCAACGAACTGCTGGATGCGGCGATCGTCGAAGAGAAGTCGTACGCGCAGTATTGA
- a CDS encoding tetratricopeptide repeat-containing glycosyltransferase family protein: MAGGFLRQALQAQDRHDHRGALVLFHQALVDEPSNWLGHTGLGNSLRALGKLDEAIAACTRGVEADGQSVPAWTQLGLAYQAKGLFNEARLCLRRVCELRPDSADALANVAAMELLAENFDAAEKAGRQALRMAPGHARAAINLGRACKERGALEEAIALYQRALVIEPANTDARWNLGLALLQDGRWKEGWPLHELRSAIPGPPVWAPGLALWDGRRLGGATVLVQAEKGLGDTIQFARYVRLLKDDAGAGRVIFECQPALEQLMRSCIGIDAVVPRGGPPPDDELDVRVPVLSLPQLLAAFDPAASANEHYLMASAERTAFWKAALGQRQRGRAGAIGIAWQGNPAYLADRRRSLPLLALLPFIRQARERGFAVYSLQKDFGSEQLRSLPIEMAGAVDDLGPSLDGGAPGGAFVDTAAVMANLDLVLSSDTAVPHLAGVLGVPTWLLLSHVPDWRWGRRGAETPWYPSLRLFRQRQAGDWAGVVADACLALTAIERKRA; this comes from the coding sequence GTGGCGGGCGGCTTTTTACGGCAAGCTCTGCAGGCGCAAGATCGCCACGATCACCGGGGGGCGCTGGTGCTGTTTCATCAGGCGCTGGTCGACGAGCCCAGCAACTGGCTCGGCCACACCGGCCTCGGCAATTCGCTGCGCGCGCTGGGAAAACTGGACGAGGCGATCGCCGCCTGCACCCGCGGCGTGGAAGCCGACGGCCAATCGGTTCCGGCCTGGACGCAACTGGGGCTGGCCTATCAGGCGAAGGGTTTGTTCAACGAGGCGCGGCTGTGTTTGCGGCGGGTCTGTGAGCTGCGACCGGACAGCGCCGACGCTCTGGCCAACGTGGCGGCGATGGAATTGCTGGCGGAGAATTTCGACGCCGCCGAGAAAGCCGGACGGCAAGCGCTGCGGATGGCGCCGGGACACGCGCGGGCGGCGATCAATCTTGGCCGGGCGTGCAAAGAGCGGGGCGCGCTCGAAGAAGCGATCGCGCTTTATCAGCGGGCGCTGGTCATCGAGCCAGCGAACACCGACGCGCGGTGGAATCTCGGGCTGGCGTTGCTGCAGGATGGGCGCTGGAAAGAGGGCTGGCCGCTGCACGAGCTGCGCTCGGCGATCCCCGGCCCGCCGGTGTGGGCGCCGGGCCTGGCGCTGTGGGACGGTCGTCGGCTCGGCGGGGCCACGGTGCTGGTCCAGGCGGAGAAGGGCCTCGGCGACACCATCCAGTTCGCGCGTTACGTGCGGCTGCTGAAAGACGACGCCGGCGCAGGACGGGTGATCTTTGAATGCCAGCCGGCGCTGGAGCAGTTGATGCGCAGCTGCATCGGCATCGATGCGGTGGTGCCGCGCGGTGGGCCGCCGCCAGACGATGAGCTGGACGTGCGGGTGCCGGTGCTGAGCTTGCCGCAGCTTCTGGCCGCCTTCGATCCGGCCGCGTCGGCGAACGAGCACTATTTGATGGCCTCGGCGGAACGGACCGCCTTCTGGAAGGCGGCGCTGGGGCAGCGGCAGCGCGGGCGGGCGGGCGCCATCGGCATCGCGTGGCAAGGCAACCCGGCGTATCTGGCCGATCGGCGGCGCTCGCTCCCGCTGCTCGCGCTTTTGCCCTTCATTCGCCAGGCGCGCGAGCGTGGGTTCGCCGTTTACAGCCTGCAAAAAGATTTTGGCAGCGAACAGCTGCGTTCGTTGCCGATCGAAATGGCCGGGGCTGTCGATGATCTGGGCCCGTCGCTGGACGGCGGCGCGCCGGGCGGGGCGTTCGTCGACACGGCGGCGGTGATGGCCAATCTGGATCTGGTGCTGAGCTCGGACACGGCGGTGCCGCACCTGGCGGGCGTGCTGGGCGTGCCGACGTGGTTGCTGCTGTCGCACGTTCCCGACTGGCGCTGGGGCCGGCGCGGCGCCGAGACGCCCTGGTATCCGTCGCTGCGGCTTTTTCGCCAGCGCCAGGCCGGCGATTGGGCGGGGGTGGTCGCCGACGCCTGCCTGGCTTTGACCGCCATCGAAAGGAAGCGAGCATGA
- a CDS encoding response regulator, translated as MLPENALPRRHCILFVDDDPAMLKAFERLLHVERHRWEMVFVRTLDAAYERLGGRSVDVLVTELRLAGESGVPLLEKVKRDYPGITRIIFSANGEREPPVRLAALTHQFLAKPFDVLALRETLARACTVRELLERPAIRDAVGGISALPSLPTIYLELQSALGDPRITVARVARIVERDIAMTAKVLQLVNSAYFGVGLRGGGGRIASVEQALVMLGLNTIQYLALASSLFNVYGARDDFYGFSLSLLQEHSLLAARIAARLLPARVASEEAFVAALLHDAGKLILAGRHPERYRKLMNTAAREALPLTLLETTEFGASHPEIAAYLFGTWGLPTMIVEAVAFHHDPSAAGRKVFDATGAVHVAEVLAHEVTQPANDASGRRAALDGAYLETTGVSAQLPGWRALATSFVKAQ; from the coding sequence TTGCTGCCCGAGAATGCGCTGCCGCGGCGGCACTGCATCCTGTTTGTCGACGACGATCCGGCCATGCTGAAGGCGTTCGAACGCCTGCTGCACGTCGAACGCCACCGCTGGGAGATGGTCTTCGTCCGCACCCTGGACGCCGCCTATGAACGGCTGGGCGGGCGCTCCGTCGACGTGCTGGTCACCGAGCTGCGCCTGGCCGGCGAGAGCGGCGTGCCGTTGCTGGAGAAGGTCAAGCGCGATTATCCCGGGATCACCCGCATCATCTTTTCTGCCAACGGTGAGCGCGAGCCGCCGGTGCGGCTGGCGGCGCTGACCCATCAGTTTCTGGCCAAGCCGTTCGATGTGCTGGCCCTGCGCGAGACGCTGGCTCGCGCCTGCACCGTGCGCGAGCTCCTGGAACGGCCGGCGATCCGCGACGCGGTCGGCGGGATCAGCGCGCTGCCGTCCCTGCCGACGATCTATCTTGAGCTGCAGAGCGCGCTCGGCGATCCGCGCATCACCGTGGCGCGCGTGGCCCGCATCGTCGAGCGCGACATCGCCATGACCGCCAAGGTGTTGCAGCTGGTGAACTCGGCGTACTTCGGCGTCGGGCTGCGCGGCGGCGGCGGGCGCATCGCCAGCGTCGAGCAGGCGCTGGTCATGCTGGGGCTGAACACGATTCAGTATCTGGCCTTGGCCTCGTCGCTGTTCAATGTCTACGGCGCGCGCGACGATTTTTACGGCTTTTCACTGTCGCTGCTGCAGGAGCATTCGCTGCTGGCGGCGCGCATCGCCGCGCGGCTTTTGCCCGCGCGGGTGGCCAGCGAAGAGGCGTTCGTGGCGGCGTTGCTGCACGACGCGGGAAAATTGATCCTGGCCGGCCGCCACCCGGAGCGGTACCGCAAGCTGATGAACACGGCGGCGCGGGAAGCGCTGCCGCTGACCTTGCTCGAGACGACCGAGTTCGGCGCCTCGCACCCGGAGATCGCCGCCTATCTGTTCGGCACCTGGGGCTTGCCGACGATGATCGTCGAAGCGGTGGCCTTCCATCACGATCCGTCGGCGGCCGGCCGCAAGGTGTTCGACGCCACCGGCGCGGTTCACGTCGCCGAGGTGCTGGCCCACGAGGTGACCCAGCCAGCCAACGACGCCAGCGGGCGCCGCGCGGCGCTGGACGGCGCGTATCTAGAGACCACCGGCGTGTCCGCCCAGCTTCCCGGCTGGCGGGCGCTGGCCACGTCATTCGTGAAGGCGCAGTAG
- a CDS encoding sigma-70 family RNA polymerase sigma factor: MHRRALATYASATSEADDLIQRYGTLIDRVARRIVLRIGLRSAFDDLWSAGALGLLEAAGRFDATRGVSFETFVEHRIRGAMLDELRRMDHLPRRLRSRADDLQKAKQKLSIRLGREAGTDEIAAEMNLELDEISGIEALAEPHVSLEKVALSAASEEAGIEDRLARAQAAKALAAGFQGLPERLQTVLGLHYLEGLTYREIAKMMDISEPRVCQLHADGLKKLRAALGKLGDGEP; the protein is encoded by the coding sequence ATGCATCGTCGGGCTCTTGCCACATATGCCTCGGCGACTTCCGAGGCCGATGACCTGATCCAGCGCTATGGGACGCTGATCGATCGGGTGGCGCGGCGGATTGTCTTGCGCATCGGCTTGCGCAGCGCCTTCGACGATCTGTGGTCGGCGGGCGCGCTGGGTTTGCTGGAGGCGGCCGGACGCTTCGACGCCACCCGCGGCGTCTCGTTCGAGACCTTCGTCGAGCACCGCATCCGTGGCGCCATGCTGGACGAGCTGCGCCGCATGGATCATTTGCCGCGCCGGCTGCGCTCGCGCGCCGACGATCTGCAGAAGGCCAAGCAGAAGCTGTCGATACGCCTGGGCCGCGAGGCCGGCACCGACGAGATCGCCGCCGAGATGAACCTGGAGCTGGACGAGATCAGCGGCATCGAGGCGCTGGCCGAACCGCACGTCTCGCTGGAAAAGGTGGCCCTCTCGGCGGCGTCAGAGGAAGCGGGCATCGAAGATCGCCTGGCCCGTGCGCAGGCGGCGAAGGCCCTGGCGGCCGGCTTTCAAGGGCTGCCGGAACGCCTGCAGACTGTCCTCGGCCTGCACTATCTGGAAGGGCTGACCTACCGCGAGATCGCCAAGATGATGGACATCAGCGAGCCGCGCGTGTGTCAGCTGCACGCCGATGGTTTGAAGAAGCTGCGCGCAGCGCTGGGCAAGCTGGGTGACGGAGAGCCGTGA
- a CDS encoding MinD/ParA family protein, which produces MDQADSLRQLAAQGRMGRSPLKVFALTSGKGGVGKTNIAANLAVLAAKAGKRVLVIDADLGLANIEIIFGLKPRYHLGDLLEQQRPIDEVLVKGPHGICLLPAGSGVQSLTHLTDQQKMQFVAALDPLEDMFDVVFIDSGAGIGENVLFFVGAAQEAILVVSPEPTSLVDAYATVKVLSQQAGVRNFSVVVNPVVDEMPARGIFQKLTAVSNRFLTAQIRHLGYVPRDENFHRAIMAQRAIVDMFPHSPASRALGSIAERLFAEGAQPKLESGLKVMWQRLLRESGAATAV; this is translated from the coding sequence GTGGATCAGGCAGATAGCCTTCGCCAACTGGCCGCCCAAGGACGCATGGGGCGGTCGCCTTTGAAAGTCTTCGCGCTCACCAGCGGCAAAGGGGGCGTGGGCAAGACCAACATCGCCGCCAACCTGGCCGTGCTGGCCGCCAAGGCCGGCAAGCGCGTGCTGGTCATCGACGCCGACCTGGGCCTGGCCAACATCGAGATCATTTTTGGTTTGAAGCCGCGCTATCACCTGGGCGATCTGCTGGAACAGCAGCGCCCCATCGACGAGGTGCTGGTGAAGGGGCCGCACGGGATCTGTCTTTTGCCGGCCGGTTCGGGGGTGCAGTCGCTGACCCATCTGACGGACCAGCAGAAGATGCAGTTCGTGGCGGCGCTGGATCCGCTGGAAGACATGTTCGACGTGGTCTTCATCGACTCGGGCGCCGGCATCGGCGAAAACGTTCTGTTCTTCGTGGGCGCCGCGCAGGAGGCGATCCTGGTGGTCAGCCCGGAGCCGACGTCGCTGGTCGACGCCTACGCCACCGTCAAGGTGCTGTCGCAGCAGGCCGGCGTGCGGAACTTCAGCGTGGTGGTGAACCCGGTGGTCGACGAGATGCCGGCGCGGGGGATCTTTCAAAAGCTGACCGCGGTGTCGAACCGCTTTCTCACCGCGCAGATTCGCCACCTCGGCTATGTCCCGCGCGACGAGAACTTTCATCGCGCCATCATGGCCCAGCGGGCGATCGTCGATATGTTTCCGCACTCGCCGGCCAGCCGCGCGCTTGGTTCCATCGCCGAGCGGCTGTTCGCCGAAGGCGCGCAACCGAAGCTAGAGAGCGGCCTCAAGGTGATGTGGCAGCGGTTGCTGCGGGAATCGGGGGCGGCCACCGCGGTCTGA
- the flhF gene encoding flagellar biosynthesis protein FlhF, with translation MNGNATVKTFRAPDALSALNAVKAAFGRDAVILQTREIAGGLFGKPQVEVVAAGAAAEPAQVGRTAAFERAAKLAGNTAGGNVERAPASAPRPTGDLQDEVSALRRVVEELRRRVGQDDPGADDGPLFTGEALRVFRHLVHRGIEDALAREMIEEARRRGAAPRGGQIEAEVRADLRKRLPAAPAPWLAEGRRTIALIGPTGVGKTTAVAKIAARAVLETKFKCVLITVDTYRVGASDQLARYGKIMGLPTHVARDQAALVEAVSRAKDADLILIDTAGRSDNESIAAQTAMLRAVPNIQLQLVLAASAGGRELGAAVRRYRLSGPERIIFTKLDEADGPGSIVSATQAFPRPVSCIADGQRVPEDIHQVESADLVKRVWGE, from the coding sequence ATGAACGGCAACGCGACAGTGAAGACTTTTCGGGCCCCCGACGCCCTGTCGGCGCTGAACGCCGTGAAGGCGGCCTTCGGTCGGGACGCCGTGATCTTGCAAACGCGCGAGATCGCCGGCGGCCTTTTCGGCAAACCGCAGGTGGAGGTGGTGGCGGCCGGCGCCGCGGCCGAACCGGCCCAGGTTGGTCGCACGGCCGCCTTTGAACGCGCCGCCAAGCTGGCCGGGAACACCGCCGGTGGCAACGTCGAAAGGGCGCCGGCTTCCGCGCCGCGGCCGACCGGTGATCTGCAGGACGAGGTCAGCGCCTTGCGCAGGGTCGTCGAGGAGCTGCGCCGCCGGGTCGGTCAGGATGATCCGGGCGCCGACGACGGCCCCCTCTTCACCGGCGAAGCGCTGCGAGTCTTCCGCCACCTGGTGCACCGGGGGATCGAGGACGCTCTGGCGCGCGAGATGATCGAGGAAGCCCGGCGCCGGGGCGCCGCCCCGCGGGGCGGGCAGATCGAGGCCGAGGTGCGTGCCGATCTGCGCAAGCGGCTGCCGGCGGCGCCCGCGCCGTGGCTGGCCGAAGGCCGGCGGACCATCGCCCTCATCGGTCCCACCGGCGTCGGGAAGACCACCGCTGTCGCGAAGATAGCCGCCCGCGCGGTGCTGGAGACCAAGTTCAAGTGTGTGCTGATTACCGTCGATACATACCGGGTCGGGGCCAGCGACCAGCTGGCGCGGTATGGAAAAATCATGGGTCTGCCAACACACGTCGCGCGCGATCAGGCCGCCTTGGTCGAGGCGGTGTCGCGCGCCAAGGACGCCGACCTGATCTTGATCGACACAGCCGGGCGTTCTGATAACGAGTCAATCGCCGCGCAGACGGCGATGTTGCGCGCGGTGCCAAACATTCAATTGCAGTTGGTACTGGCGGCCTCCGCGGGCGGTCGCGAGCTCGGGGCGGCGGTGCGGCGCTATCGGCTGTCAGGGCCGGAGCGAATTATTTTCACCAAGCTGGACGAGGCGGACGGCCCGGGCAGCATCGTGTCGGCCACGCAGGCCTTCCCGCGCCCGGTGTCGTGCATCGCCGACGGCCAGCGCGTGCCGGAGGACATTCATCAGGTGGAGAGCGCCGACCTGGTAAAGCGCGTCTGGGGTGAGTGA
- the flhA gene encoding flagellar biosynthesis protein FlhA — MPTEKNTGQGLLAITVLSVLAILVLPLPPLVLDILLALNIGVSVLILLVALSLEKPLDFSVFPSLLLITTLFRLGLNVATTRLILLKGGEGAAAAGDVIETFGRFAIGGSLIVGAVIFLILLAVNFTVITRGSNRIAEVAARFTLDALPGKQMSIDAELAAGLIDEKTARTRRHALEREIEFFGAMDGASKFVRGDAVAGLVITAINIVGGLLAGLVRDHMSLQTAVESFTILTIGDGLVSQMPSLLVSTAAGIVVTRAGSGQFLGLEMGGQVFGKARTLQYAAIVLGALAIVPGMPTVPFGVFALGAFMLSRFRGRPAAAAKRAAEAAAEAAKAPPPQERMQDLLTVDAIELEVGHALLRLIDLDKGGELPGRVTNLRRQIATDLGVVLPPVHLRDNLRLEPNEYRVRMRGIDVGKGMAYSDRVMVLDPSGGAPNVPGLEGLTGKEPAFGLAALWITPTDRARAEGAGMTVVDPASVMTTHLSELIRRNVHELVGRQEVQELIANVGKEAPKLVEDVIPGTVTLGEFVRVMRGVLREGLSVRDLRSILEAVADGAPRSKDTSFLVEQVRRRLFRQITAKVADAAGVVRAMTLDRATEDALRRTLGQSDGEATLAPDIDTARKLVNLLETRAARFAADGQPTVIIAPPDLRRPLFDFASRFVPDLSVVTARELVPGTSVEPVATIDLGTPTSVQGRAAA; from the coding sequence ATGCCGACGGAGAAAAATACCGGGCAAGGCCTGCTGGCGATCACCGTCCTCAGCGTGCTGGCGATCTTGGTCCTGCCGCTGCCGCCGCTGGTCCTGGACATCCTGCTGGCGCTGAACATCGGCGTGTCGGTGTTGATCCTGCTGGTGGCGTTGAGCCTGGAAAAGCCGCTGGACTTCAGCGTCTTCCCGTCGCTGCTGCTGATCACCACCTTGTTTCGTCTGGGCCTGAACGTGGCCACCACGCGTTTGATCCTGCTCAAAGGCGGGGAGGGCGCGGCGGCGGCGGGCGACGTCATCGAAACCTTCGGGCGCTTCGCCATCGGCGGCAGCCTGATCGTCGGCGCGGTCATCTTTCTGATCTTGCTGGCGGTGAACTTCACCGTCATCACCCGCGGTTCGAACCGCATCGCCGAGGTGGCGGCCCGCTTCACCTTGGACGCCTTGCCCGGCAAGCAGATGTCCATCGACGCCGAGCTGGCCGCCGGCCTCATCGACGAGAAGACGGCGCGCACCCGCCGGCACGCGCTTGAACGCGAGATTGAATTTTTCGGCGCCATGGACGGTGCCAGCAAGTTCGTGCGCGGCGACGCCGTCGCCGGCCTGGTCATCACGGCGATCAACATCGTCGGTGGTTTGCTGGCCGGCCTGGTGCGCGATCACATGTCGCTGCAGACGGCGGTCGAATCGTTCACCATCCTCACCATCGGCGACGGCCTGGTCTCGCAGATGCCGTCGCTGCTGGTCAGCACCGCGGCCGGCATCGTGGTCACCCGGGCCGGTTCGGGTCAGTTCCTTGGCCTCGAGATGGGCGGCCAGGTGTTCGGCAAGGCGCGCACGCTGCAGTACGCGGCCATCGTGCTGGGCGCGCTGGCCATCGTGCCGGGCATGCCGACGGTGCCGTTCGGCGTGTTCGCCCTGGGCGCGTTCATGCTGTCGCGTTTTCGGGGCCGCCCGGCCGCGGCCGCCAAGCGCGCCGCCGAGGCCGCCGCCGAGGCCGCCAAGGCGCCGCCTCCGCAGGAGCGGATGCAAGATCTGCTCACCGTCGACGCCATCGAGCTGGAGGTCGGCCACGCGCTGCTGCGCCTGATCGATCTCGACAAGGGCGGCGAGCTGCCCGGCCGGGTGACCAACCTGCGCCGCCAGATCGCCACCGACCTCGGCGTGGTGCTGCCGCCGGTGCACCTGCGCGACAACCTGCGCCTGGAGCCGAACGAGTACCGGGTGCGCATGCGCGGCATCGACGTCGGCAAGGGCATGGCCTACAGCGATCGGGTGATGGTGCTGGATCCGTCGGGTGGCGCGCCCAATGTTCCGGGCCTGGAAGGCTTGACGGGCAAGGAGCCGGCGTTCGGCCTGGCCGCGCTGTGGATCACCCCGACTGATCGAGCACGGGCGGAAGGCGCGGGGATGACCGTGGTTGATCCGGCGTCGGTGATGACCACGCACCTTTCTGAATTGATCCGCCGCAACGTGCACGAGCTGGTCGGTCGCCAGGAGGTGCAGGAGCTCATCGCCAACGTCGGCAAGGAAGCGCCCAAGCTGGTCGAGGACGTCATCCCCGGCACGGTGACCCTGGGCGAGTTCGTGCGCGTGATGCGCGGGGTTTTGCGTGAAGGTCTTTCAGTGCGCGACCTGCGCTCGATCTTGGAGGCGGTCGCCGACGGAGCGCCGCGCAGCAAAGACACCTCGTTCCTGGTCGAGCAGGTGCGCAGGCGATTGTTCCGCCAGATCACCGCCAAGGTCGCCGACGCCGCCGGCGTGGTGCGGGCGATGACGCTGGATCGCGCCACCGAGGATGCCCTGCGCCGCACCCTGGGGCAAAGCGACGGCGAGGCGACGCTGGCGCCGGACATCGATACGGCGCGCAAGCTGGTCAACCTGCTGGAGACGCGGGCGGCGCGCTTTGCCGCCGACGGCCAGCCCACCGTGATCATCGCGCCGCCCGATCTGCGGCGGCCGCTGTTCGATTTCGCCTCGCGCTTTGTCCCCGACCTGTCGGTGGTGACGGCGCGCGAGCTGGTCCCCGGCACGTCCGTCGAGCCGGTGGCGACCATCGATTTGGGAACGCCGACGTCCGTGCAAGGACGGGCGGCCGCCTAG
- a CDS encoding EscU/YscU/HrcU family type III secretion system export apparatus switch protein yields MAGEPAEDRTESPSARRSNEARGKGQIPIGKEINAVAGFAAGTLALMSVGPALRDSLIRLVASAGEGLSTTTPVMSQLQPMLARPLGLALSACAAAGGAGVAVYLFQTKGEIWLERALPDIGRVFTLGGGKIGRLFSKQLWADMGISVVKLVTVGWAVWSSMRDEFMTLPTLLLARSDVQFAHLFGPLCASAVKVLTVLAIWAGVDIAITRWRYAKEMKMTKAEAKRDAKEDEGDTSTRGRRRRKLRELIRNIARAEVPRADALVVNPTHIAIAIRYRASEDKAPRVTAKGKGEIAEMMRELARENGIPIVENIPLARLLYKRVKVGRSVPAETYKAVAAILAYVYRITHRQPAAAGAR; encoded by the coding sequence ATGGCAGGCGAGCCCGCAGAGGACAGGACAGAGTCGCCCAGTGCGAGGCGCAGCAATGAAGCCCGCGGCAAAGGCCAGATCCCCATCGGCAAGGAGATCAACGCCGTGGCGGGTTTCGCCGCCGGCACGCTGGCCTTGATGAGCGTCGGCCCGGCGCTGCGCGATTCGTTGATTCGTCTGGTGGCTTCGGCGGGCGAAGGACTGTCGACGACGACGCCGGTGATGAGCCAGCTGCAGCCGATGCTGGCGCGGCCGCTGGGCCTGGCGCTGTCGGCGTGCGCGGCGGCGGGCGGGGCGGGCGTGGCGGTGTATTTGTTTCAGACCAAAGGTGAGATCTGGCTGGAACGCGCGCTGCCGGACATCGGGCGGGTGTTCACGCTGGGCGGCGGAAAGATCGGCCGGCTGTTCAGCAAGCAGCTGTGGGCGGATATGGGCATCTCGGTTGTCAAGCTGGTGACAGTGGGCTGGGCGGTGTGGTCGTCGATGCGTGACGAGTTCATGACGCTGCCGACGCTGCTGCTGGCGCGGTCCGACGTGCAATTCGCCCATCTGTTCGGCCCGCTCTGTGCCAGCGCGGTCAAGGTTCTGACAGTGCTGGCCATCTGGGCCGGCGTGGACATTGCAATTACCCGCTGGCGGTACGCCAAAGAGATGAAGATGACGAAAGCGGAGGCCAAGCGCGACGCCAAGGAGGACGAAGGCGACACCTCCACGCGCGGCCGCCGGCGCCGCAAGCTGCGCGAGCTCATCCGCAACATCGCCCGCGCCGAGGTGCCGCGCGCCGACGCGCTGGTGGTCAACCCCACCCACATCGCCATCGCCATCCGTTATCGCGCCAGCGAGGACAAGGCGCCGCGCGTGACCGCCAAGGGCAAGGGCGAGATCGCCGAGATGATGCGCGAGCTGGCCCGCGAAAATGGCATCCCCATCGTGGAGAACATCCCGCTGGCTCGCTTGCTTTACAAGCGCGTGAAGGTCGGGCGTTCGGTGCCGGCCGAAACCTACAAAGCGGTGGCCGCCATCCTGGCCTATGTCTACCGCATCACCCACCGCCAGCCGGCCGCCGCGGGAGCGCGTTAA
- a CDS encoding flagellar biosynthetic protein FliR, whose amino-acid sequence MGADAAFLTPTLFGFVLVLFRCSALCATAPLFGMKALPRRLRIGIALPLSFAAYAGAGFPVFAAHGSIGMGTLIAAGVTETAMGLVAGLCARFAMDAAQAGGQVISLAMGLSYGSVIDPLHGADSTAISELLSMFALAAMVTTGVHREAIAWLCRSVIAVPPGAPVDLPALAAAVVTHALGAVALAVRMAYPVLVAVVFGHVSLGVISRTVPQLSINSIGFSVTILAGGGALYMMAPSITQLAARTAAAAFTGGN is encoded by the coding sequence GTGGGTGCTGATGCCGCATTCCTGACGCCGACGCTGTTCGGGTTCGTGCTGGTGCTGTTTCGTTGCTCGGCGCTGTGCGCGACGGCGCCGCTGTTCGGAATGAAAGCGTTGCCGCGACGACTGCGCATAGGGATCGCGCTGCCGCTGTCGTTCGCCGCGTACGCCGGCGCCGGGTTCCCGGTGTTCGCCGCGCACGGATCGATCGGCATGGGCACGCTGATCGCCGCCGGGGTGACCGAGACGGCGATGGGGTTGGTGGCGGGACTGTGCGCGCGCTTTGCCATGGATGCGGCGCAGGCCGGCGGCCAGGTCATCTCCTTGGCCATGGGTCTGTCGTACGGATCGGTGATCGATCCGCTGCACGGCGCCGATTCAACGGCGATCAGCGAGCTTTTGAGCATGTTCGCGCTGGCGGCGATGGTGACCACCGGGGTTCATCGGGAAGCCATCGCCTGGCTGTGCCGGTCGGTGATCGCCGTGCCGCCGGGCGCGCCGGTCGATCTGCCGGCGCTGGCCGCCGCGGTGGTCACGCACGCGCTGGGCGCGGTGGCGCTGGCGGTGCGCATGGCGTACCCGGTGCTGGTGGCGGTGGTGTTCGGGCACGTGTCGCTGGGCGTGATCAGCCGGACCGTTCCGCAGCTTTCGATCAACAGCATCGGGTTCTCCGTGACCATCCTGGCCGGCGGCGGCGCGCTGTACATGATGGCGCCTTCCATCACCCAGCTGGCGGCGCGCACGGCGGCCGCCGCCTTCACCGGGGGCAACTAG
- a CDS encoding flagellar biosynthetic protein FliQ, giving the protein MSEVPEALMHEGMLLLASTAGPFVGGLLLVGLVVGILQSATQINDPAVGFLPRICAALAGVWALGGWILERYSHYLQSSLERMSK; this is encoded by the coding sequence ATGTCCGAAGTACCTGAAGCGCTGATGCACGAGGGGATGCTGCTGCTGGCGTCGACCGCCGGTCCCTTCGTCGGCGGTTTGCTGCTGGTCGGCCTGGTGGTCGGCATCCTGCAGTCGGCGACGCAGATCAACGATCCCGCCGTGGGCTTTCTGCCGCGCATCTGCGCCGCGCTGGCCGGCGTATGGGCGCTGGGCGGCTGGATCCTCGAACGCTACAGCCACTACCTGCAGTCGTCTCTCGAGCGCATGTCAAAATAA